The genomic stretch ATGGTGTTAGTGATGATGAGGATAATGAAGACAATCTAAAAGTTGATGAGGCCAAGGTTGATGAGAGCAAGCAAATGGACTTCGCAAAGGTTGAGAAGCGTGTGCGTACTACGGGTGGTGGTAGCACAGGAACTGTCAGGTATATATGTGTATTCTTTctgtccaccaccaccacataTATGCATCTACTCCGCAGAAACATATTTACTCTCACATTATTCTTGATGAGATGAAACTAGAATGTTGTTGGAAATAACTGTTTTCAAGCACTTTGAAGctgaaattgaaaattatacCCTATTATCATTCTCTTGTTATCAGGAATTTACGTATTAGAGAGGATACTGCAAAATATCTTCTCAATCTTGATGTTAACTCTGCCCACTATGACCCCAAGACCCGTTCTATGCGTGAGGACCCTCTTCCAGACATGGATCCGAATGAGAAGTTCTATGCTGTAAGTTTACTTACCCGTGCTAGTTGTTATGGCTGCTATTGCTCTTGCATGATGATTCTTGCTTATACAATTTGCAACCTATGGAAATTATAGGGAGACAACCAGAATAGAGTTAGTGGTCAAGCTTTGGAGTTCAAACAGCTGAATGTTCATGCTTGGGAGGCATTTGACAAGGGTCATGATGTTCATATGCAAGCTGCTCCTTCACAAGCCGAGTTGCTTTATAAAAATTTCAAGATCAACAAGGAGAAGTTGAAGTCCCATACTAAAGACAAAATCATGGAAAAGTATGGTAATGCTGCTACTGGCGAAGTACTTCCACGAGAACTTTTACTGGGCCAAAGCGAGCGGGAGGTTGAATATGATCGTGCGGGTAGGATCATAAAAGGCCAGGTATGGACCAACTGTGCCTCTGTCTCCTTGATAAGATGTTGTTGACTTGTTGACATCTCTTTTCTACCTTAAATGCTTCCATGTCTGTGTAGTTTTCTCTAACATTCAGAAGTTGTAACTGCTTATGTCATGTGATGTTTTAATGCATAGTTATTTTTCCAAAATGTTGTGTTAGTCTAACAGTGTAATTTGCATATGTCTCACCGCTCTCAAAATGCTGCTGTTTCATTATATTCTTGGAATTATTTGTGAAATCTTTTTTTTACAGCAATGATGAACCAATGTGTGTTTTTCCCTTCATATTTCCTCCATGTGCTTTCGACTTGAATTTCATCTGGTAGTCATTATATGTTTGCTGAGTTCCACTTGGATTTTTATTTCATAGACACTTCTTATTGTGACTGCATATCGAGGGAGATAAAAGTGAATTGGGTAGTAGTATGAAATTTCTGTGTTTCCCCCATGCTTAGCCTGTAGAAAATTTTATGTGCACGTTGTTTACCGTCTTGGTATACATTTTGTGAGTGGAAATGACACGTTGATTGCATGATATTTGCAGGAGATGGCTCTTCCAAAGAGCAAGTATGAAGAAGATGTTTACATAAACAACCACACAACTGTTTGGGGTTCATGGTGGAAAGATCATCAATGGGGCTACAAATGTTGCCACCAGACAGTAAGGAACAGTTACTGTACTGGTGCTGCTGGTATTGAGGCTGCTGAAGCTTCAGCAGACCTTATGAAAGCTAATATAGCTCGTAAGGAGGCTACTGAAGGTAATAACTTCGATGTTAATTACTGCATTAAGCTATTTGAAAGTTGTCATAATCTGAGATGGAGTTACATATTTCACAACCTTGTAGTAACTCTTTTGAAGaaaatttgtagtttttttctTTACCCAAAACAATTAATGACTTTTTCAATATTCAATGTGATAGCCGCCTAAAATTTGTGCAAGCAAAATTGTTCACGTGGATTAGTTCTTTTCAAGTGTTCAAATGCACCCCCTATGCAACAATACTCTATTTGGTTTCCTACAAAAGTATACCACTTCCCGTTTTAGAACATGGCCCCACACTCTTCTCTATATTTCAACCTTATGAACACCTCTTATTTACCAAAAACAACATATTTACTACATAGAGGGACCCTTGGTAATTACCCTGTTTTCACTCAAAACATATACCAGCCATTTTCTCAAAACTAGGGAGTATTTCTCATTAAATCTATCTAACATACAGGAGAAAATGAGTTTTTACGAAGAAGTTAGCTAGTACACATGCTACTTTGTACATCTAGAATCATGTATATGGATTGCAGCGTGTCtgataatttatttttgaaagCAGAAGCACCTGCAGCAGCCGAGGAGAAAAGAATTGCTACATGGGGATCAGAGGTACCTGACGATCTGGTTCTAGACCAGAAAAGACTTAGTGAGGCACTTCAGAAGGTGAACTTCTTTAATTCAATAATGTTTTGTAACAGTCCAGTTCTTGAATCATTTTCTGTTGTGCTCTTCTCCTAGTAGTAGCTTGTTATTTAATCGGTGGTTGAAACTTTTTTTCTTATGATAGGAGGATGAACggaagagagaggagagggatGAAAGGAAACGGAAATACAACGTGAAGTGGAACGATGAGGTACTTTGACACACATGCAATCAACTTTCTGTCAActataatagtactccctccgtcccataaaaatatgtgcattttccattttccattttccattttcgtccgtcccacagaaatatgtgcattacatttttggaaagttatatcatttaaataatgcaggtcccactatccactaactctactttaaccaccattttcctcctctctcttactttaccataccattctcatccatctctcttactctaccaattttgtcttaattctcgtgccacACCCAatgccatatttttatgggacggagggagtaatatactTCTTCCGGTTTTGACCTTTATTCACCGTTCAGGTTACACCTGAAGATATGGAAGCTTTCAGGATGAAGAGGGTCCATCACGACGATCCAATGAAGGATTTCTTGAATTAATTGGTGTTTGAAGAACACAAATCCAAACTTGGTTGCAAGCTGCAGTTTAAGTTTTAGAGAGTGCTAAAAGTGTCTTTAGTTCTTCGTTGTTGTACTTGCCTAATCTCTTGCTTTAtgtaaatcaaaatattaacagAGAGCTGCTGTTGTTGATCTGGAATAACTTGATGCAATTATGATACACGATGATGAACTCTGTTGTAATGCTTGCTTCAAAATATCAATGTTTCATGGTTGGATACATATTGTGGAGAATGTTAGTTACTATCTTTACACAGAATGATCTCGAGAATTTGGGTAGTGCAATACATAATTCTACAGATTTGATGTCTCATTTCCTGATGAAGAAAAACTGGGAAGAATTTATTTGCATTTCCTAGTTGACCTAAGATACAATGGAGGCTACAACCGCCGTGCCTGAATCTCTTGCTGTCGCATCTCAGCCCGAAATCGAGCTATAAACTCGTCAGCCCTAGCATCTATCCCATCCATTTGTGGTGAATTAAGCACCATGGACTCCCATACATCATCACCATCAGTTGATGTTTCTTCCTTACTGGATTCTGGCCTGAGCACCAAGGACTCCCACACATCATTACCATTAGTAGTTGTTTCTTCCTTACCGGATTCTGACTCGCCACAGTCGTCGTTGCTGGTTGTCCGATTGGGGTTCTGGCTTTTGTTCAAGCTGCTGGAGGATGAAGGCTTGGTTGTTTGTCCAGGTGAAACAACATGCTCACTAACTAGAGAAACAGGTTGCACGAAGAGGTGGTCGACGAAGACGGGGGGCGGCCGCCTCTGGGAGTAGCAATGATGGTTCT from Salvia splendens isolate huo1 chromosome 4, SspV2, whole genome shotgun sequence encodes the following:
- the LOC121798625 gene encoding pre-mRNA-splicing factor SLU7-like, which produces MATASVAFKSREDHRKQLELEEARKAGLAPAEVDEDGKEINPHIPQYMSSAPWYLNAERPSLKHQRKWKSDPNYTKSWYDRGAKTFQAEKFRKGACENCGALTHDKKACVERPRKLGAKWTGKHIAPDEKIETFELDYDGKRDRWNGYDAASYKHVIQRYEAKDEARSKYLKDEQLKKLEEKNNNQNKEDGVSDDEDNEDNLKVDEAKVDESKQMDFAKVEKRVRTTGGGSTGTVRNLRIREDTAKYLLNLDVNSAHYDPKTRSMREDPLPDMDPNEKFYAGDNQNRVSGQALEFKQLNVHAWEAFDKGHDVHMQAAPSQAELLYKNFKINKEKLKSHTKDKIMEKYGNAATGEVLPRELLLGQSEREVEYDRAGRIIKGQEMALPKSKYEEDVYINNHTTVWGSWWKDHQWGYKCCHQTVRNSYCTGAAGIEAAEASADLMKANIARKEATEEAPAAAEEKRIATWGSEVPDDLVLDQKRLSEALQKEDERKREERDERKRKYNVKWNDEVTPEDMEAFRMKRVHHDDPMKDFLN